The Rhizobium etli 8C-3 genome has a segment encoding these proteins:
- the kdgD gene encoding 5-dehydro-4-deoxyglucarate dehydratase, with protein MDPIELKRAVGSGLLSFPVTHFDQELKFDEDSYRKHIEWLAGYDAAALFAAGGTGEFFSLNPQEIPCVVAAAKGSAGKTPIICGAGYGTSLAIDIAKSAEKAGADGLLLLPPYLMFSEQAGLIDHVKAICKSVGIGVIVYNRDNAVLTADSIARLCDECPNLIGFKDGVGDVDKVIEITTKLQDRLVYVGGMPTHEVYAQAYFAAGVTTYSSAVFNFIPALAQRFYQALRSGNQPVVDEILKTFFFPFVALRNRKKGYAVSIIKAGLRVRDRDPGPVRPPLIDLNPEETALLEHIVQANEIEKIAAE; from the coding sequence ATGGATCCAATAGAACTCAAGCGAGCGGTGGGCAGCGGGCTCCTCTCCTTCCCGGTCACGCATTTCGATCAAGAACTCAAATTCGACGAGGATTCATATCGCAAACACATCGAATGGTTGGCCGGCTACGACGCGGCCGCTTTATTCGCCGCGGGCGGCACCGGGGAGTTCTTTTCGCTCAATCCGCAGGAAATTCCTTGCGTCGTGGCGGCGGCAAAAGGATCGGCCGGGAAAACACCGATCATCTGCGGCGCCGGATACGGCACCTCGCTTGCAATCGACATCGCCAAATCCGCCGAGAAGGCCGGCGCAGACGGTCTATTGCTTTTGCCGCCCTATCTGATGTTCAGCGAACAAGCCGGCCTCATCGACCATGTGAAGGCCATCTGCAAGTCGGTCGGCATCGGCGTCATCGTCTATAACCGTGACAATGCCGTCTTGACGGCCGACAGCATTGCAAGGCTTTGCGATGAGTGCCCGAACCTGATCGGCTTTAAAGACGGCGTAGGTGATGTCGACAAGGTGATCGAGATTACCACCAAGCTTCAGGACCGTCTGGTCTATGTCGGCGGCATGCCGACGCATGAGGTGTATGCGCAGGCCTATTTTGCAGCCGGCGTCACCACCTACTCCTCGGCGGTCTTCAACTTCATACCGGCGCTTGCCCAGCGTTTCTATCAGGCGCTTCGCTCAGGCAATCAGCCTGTCGTTGACGAAATCCTGAAGACTTTCTTCTTTCCCTTTGTGGCCTTGCGCAATCGCAAGAAGGGTTACGCTGTCTCGATCATCAAGGCCGGGCTGCGGGTGCGTGACCGGGACCCCGGCCCCGTCCGTCCGCCGCTTATCGATCTCAACCCGGAAGAAACGGCGCTGCTTGAGCATATCGTTCAGGCAAACGAAATTGAAAAAATCGCAGCGGAGTGA